In one window of Armatimonadota bacterium DNA:
- a CDS encoding nucleoside hydrolase, producing MVQRSRLVLPIIGVLLVTVLAGATAAAEEKAQMPERIILDTDIGDDIDDAYCLSLILSCPELELEGVVTVYGPVQRRAQIARKLLRVAGRDDIPVVPGKAGRGDPEAVPNQHPWAEGEKTPSGDGVAFVVHKILQNPGEISLLAVGALTNVAAVLDADARIAGAIKRIFIMGGSVYRGYNGSDTPAVEWNIRCDPAAARTVLAKARNLYVAPLDISSLAHLRAEHLDAIAASDRPLARAMAELLPYWRGDDAQRRPCLFDPLTAALMIEASLAKGREMRIEVTDEGMTVPAEGEPNAFVYLEPNLEPFFEFYVRRLASEPASPRTE from the coding sequence ATGGTGCAGCGATCCCGACTCGTTTTGCCCATAATCGGCGTGCTGCTGGTGACGGTGCTAGCCGGCGCGACCGCAGCCGCGGAGGAGAAGGCACAGATGCCCGAACGCATCATCCTGGACACCGACATCGGCGATGATATAGATGACGCGTATTGCCTGTCGCTGATCCTGAGCTGCCCGGAGTTGGAGCTGGAGGGGGTGGTGACGGTGTACGGGCCGGTGCAGCGGCGGGCGCAGATCGCGCGCAAGCTGCTGCGCGTGGCGGGGCGCGACGACATCCCGGTCGTGCCGGGCAAGGCGGGCCGGGGCGACCCCGAGGCCGTGCCCAATCAGCACCCCTGGGCGGAGGGCGAGAAGACACCGAGCGGGGACGGCGTCGCTTTCGTCGTTCACAAGATCCTGCAGAACCCCGGGGAAATCAGCCTGCTCGCCGTCGGGGCGCTGACGAACGTCGCGGCCGTGCTCGACGCTGACGCGCGCATTGCCGGTGCGATCAAGCGCATCTTCATCATGGGCGGGTCGGTGTACCGGGGCTACAATGGCAGCGATACGCCTGCCGTGGAATGGAACATCCGCTGCGATCCGGCGGCCGCGCGTACGGTGCTGGCGAAGGCGCGGAATCTCTACGTCGCCCCGCTGGACATCTCGTCGCTGGCGCATCTGCGGGCCGAGCACCTCGACGCGATCGCCGCATCCGACCGTCCGCTCGCCCGCGCAATGGCGGAACTCCTCCCCTACTGGCGGGGCGACGACGCGCAGCGGCGCCCATGTCTGTTCGACCCGCTGACGGCGGCGCTGATGATTGAGGCGAGTCTTGCCAAAGGCCGGGAGATGCGCATCGAGGTGACGGATGAGGGAATGACGGTGCCCGCCGAGGGCGAGCCCAATGCGTTCGTCTATCTGGAACCGAACCTCGAACCCTTTTTCGAGTTCTACGTGAGACGCCTGGCGAGCGAACCGGCGAGTCCCCGCACTGAGTGA
- a CDS encoding 6-aminohexanoate hydrolase has protein sequence MLSERIWRRIGAEQDGHMTVEGVGTPFAGGGLSAGLRDLGRIGQLVLNGGHLNGQRLFPSEVTANIARGGDKRAFAAGYSELKGGSYRSMWWVFHNRHGAFAARGVRGQTIYVDPTAQMV, from the coding sequence TTGCTGTCGGAACGCATCTGGCGCCGGATCGGTGCCGAGCAGGACGGCCACATGACCGTCGAGGGGGTCGGCACGCCGTTCGCCGGCGGCGGCCTGAGCGCGGGGCTGCGCGACCTGGGCAGGATCGGGCAGCTCGTGCTGAACGGCGGCCACCTCAACGGCCAGCGGCTGTTCCCTTCCGAGGTCACCGCGAACATCGCCCGCGGCGGCGACAAGCGGGCTTTCGCCGCGGGCTACAGCGAGCTGAAAGGCGGCAGCTACCGCAGCATGTGGTGGGTCTTTCACAACCGCCACGGCGCGTTCGCGGCCCGTGGCGTGCGCGGCCAGACGATCTACGTGGACCCCACGGCGCAGATGGTGAT
- a CDS encoding class I tRNA ligase family protein, translating into MFREITGTPDYPELEREVLRFWDERRIFDKLREKNRGGPHWSFIDGPITANNPMGVHHAWGRTYKDIFQRFMAMRGFDQRYQNGFDCQGLWVEVEVEKDLGLNSKRDIVSYGLDRFADACRARVEKYSQVQTEQSRRLGQWMDWDHSYFTMTDTNIEYIWHFLKECHRRGWLYKGQRAMPWCARCGTSLSQHELIDSYRDMTHRSLTVKLPLLDRPGEFILVWTTTPWTLTANAALAVHPDLDYARVRRGDDTLYLSAGTIGRLGPGHEATGTIKGRELVGLRYRGPFFDLPAQQGLETRVVAWSDVGEEEGTGVVHIAPGCGEEDYELSKVENLPALVPIDENGIYGPDYGWLAGKGVGEVAPLIFDDLERKGMLYNTEDYAHRYPVCWRCQEELVFRLVDEWFIACDELRQPMIDAARTVRWIPEYAGKRMEDWLNNMGDWCISRKRFWGLPLPFYECACGELTVVGSRCELEVLATSGLDQLRELHRPWIDAVTVTCAQCGRAVQRIPEVGDCWLDAGIV; encoded by the coding sequence GTGTTCAGAGAGATAACCGGGACACCGGACTACCCGGAGCTGGAACGCGAGGTGCTCCGCTTTTGGGACGAGCGGCGCATCTTCGACAAACTGCGTGAGAAGAACCGTGGCGGGCCGCACTGGTCGTTCATTGATGGCCCCATCACGGCCAATAATCCCATGGGCGTGCATCACGCCTGGGGGCGCACGTATAAGGACATCTTCCAGCGCTTCATGGCCATGCGCGGCTTCGACCAGCGCTACCAGAACGGCTTCGATTGCCAGGGGCTGTGGGTCGAGGTGGAGGTCGAGAAGGATCTCGGCCTCAACTCCAAGCGCGACATCGTCTCCTACGGCCTCGACCGCTTTGCCGACGCCTGCCGCGCGCGCGTCGAGAAGTATTCCCAGGTGCAGACCGAGCAGTCGCGGCGCCTCGGCCAATGGATGGACTGGGATCATTCCTACTTCACGATGACCGATACGAACATCGAGTACATCTGGCACTTCCTCAAGGAGTGCCATCGCCGCGGCTGGCTCTACAAGGGGCAGCGCGCGATGCCGTGGTGCGCCCGCTGCGGCACGTCGCTCTCCCAGCACGAGCTGATTGACTCTTACCGTGACATGACCCACCGCTCGCTTACCGTCAAGCTGCCCCTGCTCGATCGTCCCGGCGAGTTCATCCTGGTGTGGACCACGACGCCGTGGACGCTCACCGCCAACGCCGCGCTCGCCGTGCATCCCGACCTCGACTATGCGCGCGTGCGCCGAGGCGACGACACGCTGTACCTCTCGGCGGGGACAATCGGCCGTCTCGGGCCGGGCCACGAGGCGACAGGAACGATCAAGGGGCGCGAGTTGGTCGGCCTGCGCTACCGCGGCCCGTTCTTCGATCTGCCCGCGCAGCAGGGACTCGAAACGCGCGTCGTCGCGTGGAGCGACGTCGGCGAAGAGGAAGGTACCGGTGTCGTGCACATCGCGCCCGGCTGCGGCGAGGAGGACTACGAACTCAGCAAAGTGGAGAATCTCCCCGCCCTGGTGCCGATTGACGAGAACGGCATCTACGGGCCCGACTACGGCTGGCTCGCGGGCAAAGGCGTCGGCGAGGTCGCGCCGCTCATTTTCGATGACCTCGAACGCAAGGGCATGCTCTATAACACCGAGGACTACGCGCACCGCTACCCCGTGTGCTGGCGCTGCCAGGAGGAACTCGTCTTCCGTTTGGTGGACGAGTGGTTCATCGCGTGCGATGAACTGCGGCAACCCATGATCGATGCCGCGCGCACCGTGCGCTGGATCCCGGAGTACGCCGGGAAGCGCATGGAGGACTGGCTCAACAACATGGGCGACTGGTGTATCTCCCGCAAGCGGTTCTGGGGCCTCCCGCTGCCGTTCTACGAGTGCGCGTGCGGTGAGCTGACCGTAGTCGGCTCGCGCTGCGAACTCGAGGTGCTGGCGACGTCGGGCCTCGACCAGCTTCGCGAACTGCACCGGCCGTGGATTGACGCCGTCACCGTGACCTGCGCGCAGTGCGGGCGCGCGGTTCAGCGCATCCCCGAGGTCGGCGACTGCTGGCTCGACGCAGGCATCGT
- a CDS encoding HEAT repeat domain-containing protein, whose product MKGRRWYRMALAAAAVSAQGVSSVAAAPSPQEEYLEELASSTARMAQVSLERASVAGSGDLTLELAPAQETWPLFAPVTVFVRLTNAGTQPAEGYYQLNEDSARLFLYIARAGGQFVPLLSLAALRAQMNDMMFPRGLLPPGNAITARVTLLYDYVTRDYAFPLAGTYRVKAVFAYDLGYENVVSSNVADIKIVSADWQDTQVVPLVEGQEQANVLQRESADADAVAKLRTVVEMCPDSEYALYARTPLSWPPGASYAREAPAADRTLGPRHRAVLEEAVATLRDASQTTYMRMGAALRLGEQLGHKDAMPALVSAINDSAAPREVRFAAVIALSQIPDPSAVEALLDVVTAHPEPALRERARKQLVHMGVPVGPVHPPAGWELRKETGTWVPRAAGNADVIVTDVKSAQ is encoded by the coding sequence GTGAAGGGCCGCAGATGGTACCGGATGGCGCTTGCAGCGGCAGCGGTGAGCGCGCAGGGTGTCAGCAGCGTGGCCGCCGCGCCAAGCCCCCAGGAGGAGTACCTGGAGGAACTCGCGTCGAGCACCGCCAGAATGGCGCAGGTGAGCCTCGAGCGGGCGAGTGTCGCGGGATCCGGGGACCTGACGCTGGAGCTTGCTCCCGCCCAGGAGACGTGGCCCCTGTTCGCCCCGGTCACCGTGTTCGTCCGTCTTACCAATGCTGGGACACAGCCGGCGGAGGGGTACTATCAGCTTAACGAGGACTCCGCGCGACTCTTCCTGTATATCGCCAGGGCAGGCGGGCAATTCGTCCCTCTTCTCTCTCTGGCCGCTCTGCGCGCGCAAATGAACGACATGATGTTTCCGCGCGGGCTTCTCCCGCCCGGAAACGCGATTACGGCGCGTGTCACGCTGCTGTACGACTACGTCACACGCGACTACGCGTTCCCCCTCGCGGGAACCTATCGCGTGAAGGCTGTGTTCGCCTATGATCTGGGCTACGAGAATGTCGTGTCGTCGAATGTGGCTGATATCAAGATTGTCAGTGCTGACTGGCAGGATACACAGGTCGTGCCGCTCGTCGAAGGCCAGGAACAGGCTAATGTCCTGCAACGCGAATCGGCCGATGCCGATGCGGTCGCGAAGTTGCGCACTGTGGTCGAAATGTGCCCGGACAGCGAGTACGCGCTGTATGCCCGGACCCCTCTCTCGTGGCCGCCGGGCGCTTCTTACGCGCGGGAGGCGCCGGCCGCGGATAGGACCCTCGGCCCGCGGCATCGGGCGGTGTTGGAAGAGGCCGTCGCCACCCTGCGCGACGCGAGCCAAACCACATACATGCGAATGGGAGCCGCTCTGCGACTCGGCGAGCAACTCGGGCACAAGGATGCCATGCCGGCGCTGGTTTCGGCGATTAACGATTCTGCGGCGCCTCGCGAGGTGCGGTTCGCGGCGGTGATCGCGCTCAGCCAGATCCCGGACCCGTCCGCTGTGGAAGCGCTGCTTGACGTGGTCACTGCGCATCCTGAGCCGGCCTTGCGCGAGCGCGCGCGCAAGCAGCTCGTGCATATGGGGGTGCCGGTGGGTCCCGTGCATCCGCCCGCGGGGTGGGAACTGCGAAAGGAAACAGGCACATGGGTGCCGCGCGCGGCGGGCAACGCGGATGTCATCGTGACTGACGTGAAGAGTGCCCAATGA
- a CDS encoding acyltransferase family protein, with translation MQRFPGIDGLRGLAILMVTLFRLWVVARSRLPVAGLDLSLSPLFGHMRAALSFAISGFCLFYPLAKPTDRDRPWPSWRAFWLRRAVRILPA, from the coding sequence ATGCAGCGCTTTCCCGGCATTGACGGTCTCCGCGGCCTCGCCATCCTGATGGTGACGCTGTTCCGTCTGTGGGTCGTTGCGCGGTCGCGGCTGCCGGTCGCCGGACTCGACCTGTCACTGTCCCCCCTTTTCGGTCACATGCGCGCAGCGCTCTCTTTCGCCATCTCCGGCTTCTGCCTGTTCTACCCGCTGGCGAAGCCCACTGACCGCGACCGCCCGTGGCCGTCCTGGCGGGCCTTCTGGCTGCGCAGGGCAGTGCGGATCCTGCCCGCGTGA
- a CDS encoding sulfatase, whose protein sequence is MAGAIVALLAVALAFATGCGSRNRRPLNVLLITLDAQRADHLGCYGYHRETSPNIDALAARGVLFRQANANAPWTLPSFASILTSQFPMDHGATTPRRALPGSNWLLPKIMQRHGYFTAAAIASGFVAPHYNIAQGFNRFVGDRFKDETTAHFRCMDSPPWVTDFGLKFLKVHRDQPFFLWLHYLKPHDPYLWQPKHRFLDAPPTDLPEYLSLPWLTSHQDELTPKQMHEIVALYDGQTAYADSYIGQILGQLDRLGLRERTVVVLSSDHGEQFLQHGAFGHHRQIYQDELHVPLIIAAPTSVKGGRSVDEPVQLVDLMPTLLDLCGIREQVSGARGQSLMPLLTGRSGYREQDIVASVSEPDQSEDVELMRSIRRGDWKLLLKVRESKTELYDLAADPGEQHNLAGRGLDVERQLRNALSRYRRARSRPGLKLSPETERRLRGVGYLR, encoded by the coding sequence GTGGCCGGCGCCATCGTTGCGCTGCTGGCTGTCGCGCTGGCGTTCGCCACAGGATGTGGGTCTCGGAATCGCCGCCCGCTCAACGTGCTGCTGATAACCCTGGATGCGCAGCGGGCCGACCATCTCGGTTGCTACGGTTACCACCGCGAGACGAGCCCGAACATCGACGCCCTGGCTGCACGCGGCGTCCTGTTCCGTCAGGCGAATGCGAACGCCCCGTGGACCCTGCCCTCCTTCGCCAGCATCCTGACCAGCCAGTTTCCGATGGATCACGGGGCCACGACCCCCCGGCGCGCGCTGCCGGGGTCAAACTGGTTGCTGCCGAAAATCATGCAGCGTCACGGCTACTTCACGGCAGCCGCCATCGCCTCGGGGTTTGTCGCTCCGCACTACAATATCGCCCAAGGTTTCAACCGGTTTGTGGGCGATCGGTTCAAGGATGAAACCACCGCTCATTTCCGGTGCATGGACTCCCCGCCGTGGGTCACGGACTTCGGCCTCAAGTTTCTGAAGGTGCACCGCGATCAACCGTTCTTCCTGTGGTTGCACTACCTCAAGCCTCACGATCCGTACCTGTGGCAGCCGAAACACCGCTTCCTCGACGCGCCGCCGACGGATCTGCCCGAGTACCTGTCGCTTCCGTGGCTGACGTCCCACCAGGACGAACTGACGCCGAAGCAGATGCATGAGATCGTCGCCCTCTACGACGGGCAGACCGCGTACGCAGACAGTTACATCGGGCAGATCCTGGGGCAACTCGACCGCCTGGGGCTGCGAGAGCGCACGGTGGTCGTGTTGAGTTCCGACCACGGCGAGCAGTTCCTACAGCACGGTGCCTTCGGTCACCACCGGCAGATCTACCAGGACGAGCTGCACGTGCCCCTCATTATCGCCGCACCGACGTCCGTCAAGGGCGGGCGGAGCGTGGATGAGCCGGTGCAGTTGGTGGACCTGATGCCGACGCTTCTCGACCTCTGCGGGATCCGCGAGCAGGTGTCGGGCGCGCGCGGGCAGTCGTTGATGCCGCTGCTGACCGGTCGCTCTGGCTACCGCGAGCAGGACATCGTAGCGTCGGTCAGCGAGCCCGACCAATCGGAGGATGTCGAGTTGATGCGCAGTATCCGTCGCGGCGACTGGAAGCTCCTGCTCAAGGTGCGTGAATCGAAGACCGAGCTCTACGACCTGGCCGCCGACCCCGGGGAACAGCACAACCTCGCCGGGCGCGGGCTGGATGTAGAGCGGCAGTTGCGTAACGCGCTCTCCCGCTATAGGCGCGCAAGATCCCGACCAGGCCTCAAGCTCAGTCCGGAGACGGAACGGCGGCTGCGAGGCGTGGGTTATCTCCGATAG